From Myxococcales bacterium, the proteins below share one genomic window:
- a CDS encoding SDR family NAD(P)-dependent oxidoreductase has translation MKLEGKVALVTGATSGIGEACARALHAEGATVVLAGRREDRLRSLAAALGDRAHPMVLDVTNRADVAGVPLPAGLAHVDVLVSSAGLALGLEPFHEASLDDMTTMIETNCVGLVHVARRFLPGMVARGAGHVVHIGSVAGTYPYPSGHVYAATKAFVHQLTLGMKADLVGTGVRVTSIEPGMVETEFSKVRFSGDDTRAAKVYEGMTPLSATDIADLVLFAVTRPAHVNVNALEVMPVAQGFGPFVVKRG, from the coding sequence ATGAAGCTAGAAGGCAAGGTCGCGCTCGTCACGGGGGCCACGTCGGGCATCGGCGAGGCGTGCGCACGGGCCCTCCACGCGGAGGGCGCGACGGTGGTGCTCGCGGGCCGGCGGGAGGACAGGCTCCGGTCGCTCGCGGCGGCGCTCGGTGACCGCGCGCACCCGATGGTGCTCGACGTGACGAACCGCGCCGACGTCGCGGGGGTCCCCCTCCCCGCGGGGCTCGCGCACGTCGACGTCCTCGTGTCGTCGGCCGGGCTCGCCCTCGGGCTCGAGCCGTTCCACGAGGCCAGCCTCGACGACATGACCACCATGATCGAGACGAACTGCGTGGGCCTCGTGCACGTGGCGCGGAGGTTCTTGCCGGGCATGGTGGCGCGCGGCGCGGGGCACGTCGTGCACATAGGCTCCGTCGCAGGTACGTACCCCTACCCGTCGGGGCATGTGTATGCTGCAACGAAGGCGTTCGTCCACCAGCTCACGCTCGGCATGAAGGCCGACCTCGTCGGGACCGGGGTGCGTGTCACGTCGATCGAGCCCGGCATGGTGGAGACGGAGTTCTCGAAGGTGCGCTTCTCGGGCGACGACACGCGGGCGGCCAAGGTGTACGAGGGCATGACGCCCCTCTCCGCCACCGACATCGCCGACCTCGTGCTCTTCGCCGTGACACGCCCGGCGCACGTGAACGTGAACGCGCTCGAGGTGATGCCCGTGGCCCAAGGCTTCGGCCCCTTCGTGGTGAAGCGCGGATGA
- a CDS encoding DoxX family protein, which translates to MSDARRFEPGLRFLLSGLMVGVGVLHFASPAFFVELMPRAIPEGLHVPLVWLSGVFEILGGLGLFPERTRRLSAFGLMALYVAVFPANVRMALDPAHFHVPAWAAYARLPFQLLFLAWAYRYTRPEHAR; encoded by the coding sequence ATGAGCGACGCGCGTCGCTTCGAGCCTGGCCTCCGTTTCCTGCTGTCGGGTCTGATGGTGGGGGTGGGCGTCCTCCACTTCGCGAGCCCCGCGTTCTTCGTCGAGCTCATGCCTCGCGCCATCCCCGAGGGCCTCCACGTCCCGCTCGTGTGGCTCTCGGGCGTGTTCGAGATCCTCGGAGGTCTCGGGCTCTTCCCCGAGCGGACGCGGAGGCTCTCGGCCTTCGGGCTGATGGCGCTCTACGTCGCAGTGTTCCCCGCGAACGTGCGCATGGCGCTCGACCCCGCGCACTTCCACGTCCCCGCGTGGGCGGCGTACGCCAGGCTCCCGTTTCAGCTCCTCTTTTTGGCTTGGGCGTACCGCTACACCCGGCCGGAGCACGCCCGATGA
- a CDS encoding GNAT family N-acetyltransferase, protein MAELFLALETNEPAPSEARFVGEMMATTRVAEHDGRVSAYLFYQLIGETLYVRHVATAKERRREGAARALFRDTKELGRAAGAREICLNVKPDNTSAIRLYESEGLARAYASAAFRLHFSTFPVSSARGTVTCPLAPELDAALEARFGLPGGQLAMARGLPNRVVLGATRDGAPAGVACFDRGFPGCFPFRADTAETAAALVEACRAVTASDEMGLVVEDAPQIEAWLESEGLTPHLRIEHYRGPLAT, encoded by the coding sequence GTGGCGGAGCTCTTCCTCGCGCTCGAGACGAACGAGCCCGCCCCCTCCGAGGCGCGCTTCGTGGGCGAGATGATGGCGACCACGCGCGTGGCCGAGCACGACGGCCGCGTGTCGGCATACCTCTTCTACCAGCTCATCGGCGAGACGCTCTACGTGCGGCACGTGGCGACGGCCAAGGAGCGGCGCCGCGAAGGAGCCGCGAGGGCGCTCTTTCGTGACACGAAAGAGCTCGGGCGAGCGGCCGGCGCGCGTGAGATCTGCCTCAACGTCAAACCCGACAACACGAGCGCGATCCGCCTCTACGAGAGCGAAGGCCTCGCGAGAGCCTACGCGTCCGCCGCGTTCCGACTCCACTTCTCGACGTTCCCCGTCTCGAGCGCGCGAGGCACCGTGACCTGTCCGCTCGCCCCCGAGCTCGACGCGGCGCTCGAGGCGCGCTTCGGGTTGCCGGGAGGTCAGCTCGCGATGGCACGAGGCCTCCCGAACCGCGTCGTGCTCGGCGCCACGCGCGACGGAGCGCCCGCGGGCGTCGCCTGTTTCGACCGAGGATTTCCAGGGTGTTTCCCGTTTCGAGCCGACACGGCCGAGACCGCCGCCGCGCTCGTCGAGGCCTGCCGGGCCGTCACGGCGTCGGACGAGATGGGCCTCGTCGTCGAGGACGCGCCGCAGATCGAGGCGTGGCTCGAGAGCGAGGGCCTCACGCCTCACCTCCGCATCGAGCACTACAGGGGACCGCTCGCGACCTGA